From Roseburia hominis, the proteins below share one genomic window:
- a CDS encoding DUF3841 domain-containing protein, translated as MADRCNTVKLYASQTDVVVEALRRDGVCYSKEAYVRRKYQESAPIFVTAYSWFVGKAREIVPCPAGAEYPYWAFRDLYSLDQSGAGNVLELSVPIDQAVFFDVMDWNKIMRLSYIGASEKEEEAFQEEMRERGLNYNDVMLTQFYPEYKKQIMKSWDRLFRHHDEIKSGDFTGTHSVQAGLWQIREEWVDKIEKFN; from the coding sequence ATGGCTGACAGATGTAATACAGTAAAATTATATGCATCACAGACGGATGTGGTGGTAGAAGCGCTGCGGCGCGACGGGGTGTGTTATTCGAAAGAGGCATATGTCCGCAGAAAATATCAGGAAAGCGCGCCGATTTTTGTGACGGCGTATTCCTGGTTTGTGGGGAAGGCGCGTGAAATTGTCCCATGCCCTGCAGGGGCTGAGTATCCATACTGGGCTTTCAGGGATTTGTATAGCCTGGATCAGTCCGGCGCGGGCAACGTGCTGGAACTGAGTGTACCAATCGATCAGGCTGTATTTTTTGACGTGATGGATTGGAATAAGATCATGCGCTTAAGTTACATCGGCGCATCGGAAAAAGAGGAGGAAGCCTTTCAGGAGGAAATGCGTGAGCGGGGACTGAATTATAATGATGTGATGCTCACCCAGTTCTATCCGGAATATAAGAAACAGATCATGAAGAGCTGGGACCGCCTGTTCCGTCATCATGATGAGATTAAATCGGGAGATTTTACCGGAACACACAGCGTTCAGGCGGGACTTTGGCAGATTCGGGAAGAATGGGTTGACAAAATCGAAAAATTCAATTAA
- the proS gene encoding proline--tRNA ligase, translating into MAKEKKFVESITSRDVDFAQWYTDVVREAKLCDYSSVKGCLNYLPNGYAIWEKVQADLDRRFKETGVENVYLPVLIPENLLQKESDHIEGFAPEVAWVTRGGMERLQEKMCIRPTSETLFCDLWSRTVQSYRDLPKVWNQWCSVLRWEKTTRPFLRSREFLWQEGHTIHATYEEAEQRTLTMLRVYQEFIRDSLAIPFVSGPKTESEKFAGAQDTYTVEALMHDGKALQSATSHFFGNAFPDAFDIKYSDKNNELHSVYETSWGLSTRIIGAIIMVHGDDSGLVLPPRIAPVQTRVIPIAQHKEGVLEKANALTEALKKAGYSAKIDDSEKSPGWKFSEQEMLGIPTRIEIGPKDIEKNQVVVVRRDTREKIVVAMDEIETKLGEILETIQKDMYDRAKAFLDAHIDTALTMDEMKEKFNENRGFIKAMWCGDEVCEGEIKYETGGASTRCICKEAPIGDTCIYCGKPAKHLVYFGKAY; encoded by the coding sequence ATGGCAAAGGAAAAGAAATTTGTAGAATCTATCACTTCCCGCGATGTGGATTTCGCGCAGTGGTATACGGATGTGGTCCGTGAGGCAAAGCTCTGTGATTACTCCAGCGTAAAAGGCTGTCTGAATTACCTGCCCAACGGCTATGCGATTTGGGAGAAAGTACAGGCTGATCTGGACAGGAGATTTAAAGAGACCGGCGTGGAGAATGTATATCTGCCGGTTCTGATTCCGGAGAACCTGCTCCAAAAAGAGAGCGATCATATTGAAGGATTCGCTCCCGAGGTGGCGTGGGTGACGAGAGGCGGTATGGAGCGTCTCCAGGAGAAGATGTGTATCCGTCCGACCTCCGAGACCCTGTTCTGCGATCTCTGGTCAAGGACCGTACAGTCCTACCGCGATCTGCCGAAGGTATGGAATCAGTGGTGTTCCGTTCTTCGCTGGGAGAAGACGACCCGTCCGTTCCTGCGTTCCAGAGAGTTCTTATGGCAGGAAGGACATACCATTCATGCAACCTATGAGGAGGCGGAGCAGAGGACCTTAACGATGCTGAGGGTTTACCAGGAGTTCATCAGGGATTCCCTGGCGATTCCGTTCGTATCTGGTCCCAAGACAGAGAGCGAGAAATTTGCGGGAGCACAGGACACCTACACCGTAGAAGCATTGATGCATGACGGTAAAGCACTCCAGTCTGCTACAAGCCATTTCTTCGGAAATGCATTCCCGGACGCTTTTGATATCAAATATTCTGATAAGAACAATGAGCTTCACAGTGTATATGAGACCTCCTGGGGACTTTCTACCCGTATTATTGGCGCGATCATCATGGTTCACGGCGATGACAGCGGTCTGGTACTGCCGCCGAGAATCGCACCGGTCCAGACCCGCGTGATTCCGATCGCACAGCACAAAGAGGGCGTGCTGGAAAAAGCGAACGCACTGACGGAGGCGCTTAAAAAGGCCGGATACAGTGCGAAAATAGATGACTCCGAGAAGAGTCCGGGGTGGAAATTCAGCGAGCAGGAGATGCTGGGAATTCCGACCCGTATCGAGATCGGTCCGAAGGATATTGAGAAGAATCAGGTTGTTGTAGTGCGCCGTGATACCCGTGAGAAGATCGTGGTAGCCATGGACGAGATTGAGACAAAGCTGGGCGAGATTCTGGAGACGATCCAGAAGGATATGTATGACCGCGCGAAGGCTTTCCTGGATGCTCATATTGATACGGCGCTTACTATGGATGAAATGAAAGAGAAGTTCAATGAGAACCGCGGCTTCATCAAAGCGATGTGGTGTGGAGATGAAGTATGCGAAGGCGAGATAAAATATGAGACCGGTGGAGCGTCCACAAGATGCATCTGCAAGGAAGCACCGATTGGAGATACCTGCATTTACTGCGGAAAACCGGCCAAACATCTCGTATATTTTGGAAAAGCATATTAG
- a CDS encoding CCA tRNA nucleotidyltransferase has product MKIELPEKVSRIIATLQDHGYEAYAVGGCVRDSILGRKPEDWDITTSATPMETKSLFERTFDTGIEHGTVTVLLEREGFEVTTYRVDGKYEDSRHPSEVHFTRSLSEDLLRRDFTINAMAYNEKDGLVDIFGGLEDLKKGCIRCVGNAKERFGEDALRILRAIRFSAQLGFEIEEDTKEAIRLLACTLANISAERIQVELVKLLVSPHPERVALAYELGITKEILPEFDAMMQTEQETPHHCYNVGEHTLHALMEIAPVKVLRLTMLFHDMGKPAKKTVDEDGVAHFKGHAAVSAELAKEIMQRLKFDNDTLHKVSRLVWYHDYRMHATSRNVRRAMHKIGEDIFPYYMQVRRADTMAQSSYQKEEKLANLDGIEQLYEEILEKKQCVSLKELALTGNDLIAAGLKPGPQIGELLKKLLDEVIENPKKNEKEYLLRLVQEWSKQLD; this is encoded by the coding sequence ATTAAAATAGAGTTGCCCGAAAAGGTAAGCAGAATCATTGCCACCTTGCAGGATCACGGATATGAAGCCTATGCGGTAGGGGGATGTGTGCGGGACAGCATTCTGGGAAGAAAGCCTGAGGATTGGGATATTACGACTTCAGCCACCCCCATGGAAACGAAATCGTTATTTGAACGCACCTTCGACACCGGGATTGAGCACGGAACCGTGACGGTTCTGCTGGAAAGAGAAGGATTCGAAGTCACCACATACCGGGTGGATGGAAAATACGAGGACAGCCGTCATCCCAGCGAGGTGCATTTCACAAGGAGTCTTTCCGAGGACCTTTTGCGCCGGGATTTCACGATTAATGCAATGGCGTACAATGAAAAGGACGGACTGGTCGATATTTTCGGCGGTCTGGAGGATCTGAAGAAGGGCTGCATTCGCTGTGTGGGAAATGCAAAGGAACGCTTCGGCGAAGATGCACTGCGTATTTTGCGGGCAATCCGCTTCTCTGCTCAGCTTGGATTCGAGATTGAAGAAGACACGAAAGAGGCGATACGACTGCTTGCCTGCACCCTTGCGAATATCAGCGCCGAGAGAATTCAGGTGGAGCTTGTAAAGCTTTTGGTATCTCCCCATCCGGAACGAGTCGCACTTGCCTATGAGCTTGGAATTACAAAGGAGATCCTGCCGGAATTTGATGCAATGATGCAGACAGAGCAGGAGACCCCTCATCACTGCTATAATGTAGGAGAGCATACGCTGCATGCCCTGATGGAAATTGCACCGGTGAAGGTTCTTCGGCTTACCATGCTCTTTCACGATATGGGAAAACCGGCGAAGAAGACGGTCGATGAGGATGGCGTGGCGCATTTTAAAGGGCACGCAGCCGTCAGCGCGGAGCTGGCAAAAGAGATCATGCAGCGTTTGAAATTCGATAATGATACGCTCCACAAGGTATCACGCCTGGTGTGGTATCACGACTATCGTATGCACGCAACTTCCCGAAATGTACGGCGCGCCATGCATAAGATTGGAGAAGACATTTTCCCATATTATATGCAGGTAAGAAGGGCGGATACGATGGCGCAGAGCAGCTATCAAAAAGAAGAAAAGCTGGCAAATCTGGATGGAATCGAACAGCTTTATGAAGAGATTCTGGAAAAAAAGCAGTGCGTCTCTTTGAAAGAACTGGCCCTTACCGGAAATGACCTGATTGCAGCAGGATTAAAGCCCGGCCCCCAAATTGGAGAACTGTTGAAAAAGCTTCTGGACGAAGTGATAGAGAATCCCAAGAAGAATGAGAAGGAGTATCTGCTCCGGCTCGTTCAGGAATGGAGCAAACAGCTGGATTAA
- a CDS encoding phosphotransferase, producing the protein MKDYGVSVLEQYEMEVFSTRRIRGAVLCDTDRGVFLLKETRVAKGRLPVLLSVYELLGENGLELADAPLANREGEYVSCAEDGTFYMVKRWFCGRECDIRREAELLEGVRLLANLHRILRFPGRSDAEAEKRESLKEEYERHNRELRKVRSFVRKRSVKGEFETVFLQGFEKMYLPASLAAKRLEGEGIAQLYEEFQREGTFIHGDYNYHNLMICPQGMAVTGFERTHQDVQMADFYYFLRKTMEKYHYDERLGYRMMRAYDDVLTLDRPKRDYLAVRLAYPEKFWKIVNMYYHSNKAWIPAKNVEKLRNSIAQSEEKRRFLENLFSFSI; encoded by the coding sequence ATGAAGGATTATGGAGTTAGTGTGCTGGAACAATATGAGATGGAAGTTTTTAGCACCCGCAGGATAAGGGGTGCTGTTTTATGCGATACAGACAGGGGCGTTTTTCTGTTGAAAGAAACCCGGGTGGCGAAGGGGCGTCTCCCGGTGCTGCTGAGCGTGTATGAACTTCTTGGGGAAAACGGATTGGAGCTGGCAGATGCGCCGCTGGCAAACAGGGAAGGGGAGTATGTAAGCTGCGCAGAGGACGGGACTTTCTATATGGTAAAACGATGGTTCTGCGGGCGGGAATGTGATATCCGGCGGGAGGCGGAGCTTTTGGAAGGCGTCCGGCTTTTGGCGAATCTTCACCGCATTCTGCGATTTCCCGGGCGCTCAGACGCGGAGGCAGAGAAACGGGAGAGCTTGAAGGAAGAGTATGAGAGGCACAACCGGGAATTGAGAAAGGTGCGCAGCTTCGTCCGAAAACGTAGTGTAAAAGGGGAATTTGAGACCGTATTTTTGCAGGGCTTTGAGAAAATGTATCTTCCGGCGTCTCTGGCGGCAAAGCGTCTTGAAGGAGAAGGCATCGCGCAGCTTTATGAAGAATTTCAGCGGGAAGGCACCTTTATTCACGGCGATTACAATTATCACAATTTGATGATTTGTCCTCAGGGCATGGCAGTCACTGGATTTGAACGGACCCATCAGGATGTTCAGATGGCAGATTTTTATTATTTTCTGAGAAAGACCATGGAGAAATACCACTATGATGAGAGATTGGGATATCGAATGATGCGTGCGTATGATGACGTGCTGACTTTGGACCGCCCCAAGCGGGATTATCTGGCGGTGCGCCTGGCATATCCGGAGAAATTCTGGAAAATCGTGAATATGTACTATCATTCCAATAAAGCATGGATTCCGGCTAAAAATGTAGAAAAATTACGAAATTCTATTGCACAGTCAGAGGAAAAACGACGTTTCCTGGAAAATTTATTCTCATTTTCAATCTGA
- a CDS encoding phospho-sugar mutase: MEEYLKRYQEWCENPYFDADTKAELKGIEGNDGEIKERFYKDLEFGTAGLRGVIGAGTNRMNVYTVRKATQGLANYITKKDAKDRGVAIAYDSRRMSPEFADEAALCLAANGIKAYVFESLRPTPELSFAVRELHCIAGINITASHNPPEYNGYKVYWEDGAQITPPHDKGIMDEVLAVTDYTTMKTMGPREAKAAGLYEVIGQAIDDAYIAKLKEQVIHQDAIDAVKDQIKIVYSPLHGTGNIPARRVLKELGFENVYVVKEQELPDGEFPTVSYPNPEAEEAFELGLKLAKEIDADLVLATDPDADRLGVRVKDRDGVYHTLTGNMSGCLLADYEIGQRKELNGGLPEDGYLIKTIVTSNLADAIAKGYGIGLIEVLTGFKYIGQQILGFETTGKGQYLFGFEESYGCLIGTHARDKDAIVATMALCEAAAYYKTKDMTLWDAMVAMYEKYGFYKDDIKSITMKGIEGLEKIQNILQTLRDNPPAEIGGYKVLKARDYKADTIKDMESGEVVPTGLPSSNVLYYDLTDDAWVCVRPSGTEPKVKFYYGIKGTSLEDADARSAELGKAVLAMVDKLM, from the coding sequence ATGGAAGAATATTTAAAGAGATACCAGGAGTGGTGCGAGAACCCGTATTTTGATGCTGACACCAAGGCTGAGCTCAAAGGAATCGAAGGCAACGACGGAGAGATCAAAGAACGTTTCTACAAAGACCTTGAATTCGGTACCGCAGGGCTCAGAGGAGTGATCGGTGCGGGAACTAACCGTATGAATGTCTATACGGTACGCAAAGCTACTCAGGGTCTTGCAAACTATATCACGAAAAAAGATGCAAAGGACCGCGGAGTCGCGATTGCATACGATTCCCGTCGTATGTCACCGGAATTTGCAGATGAGGCAGCACTGTGCCTTGCGGCGAATGGTATCAAGGCTTACGTATTCGAGAGCCTCCGCCCGACTCCGGAGCTTTCCTTTGCAGTGCGTGAGCTTCACTGCATTGCAGGTATTAATATCACAGCCAGCCATAACCCGCCGGAATACAACGGATACAAGGTATATTGGGAAGACGGCGCGCAGATCACGCCGCCGCACGACAAAGGAATTATGGACGAGGTTCTGGCAGTTACGGATTATACGACCATGAAGACCATGGGACCCCGGGAAGCGAAGGCTGCAGGTCTTTATGAAGTGATCGGACAGGCAATCGACGATGCATACATCGCAAAATTAAAAGAACAGGTCATCCATCAGGATGCCATTGACGCAGTAAAAGATCAGATCAAGATTGTGTACAGCCCGCTTCACGGAACCGGTAATATTCCGGCAAGACGTGTGCTTAAGGAGCTTGGATTTGAGAATGTATATGTAGTAAAAGAGCAGGAACTGCCGGATGGAGAATTCCCGACCGTTTCTTATCCGAACCCGGAAGCAGAGGAAGCATTTGAACTGGGACTTAAGCTGGCGAAAGAGATCGACGCAGATCTGGTACTTGCTACGGATCCGGATGCAGACCGTCTCGGCGTTCGTGTAAAAGATAGGGACGGCGTTTACCACACACTGACCGGTAATATGTCCGGATGCCTTCTGGCTGACTATGAGATCGGACAGAGAAAGGAATTGAACGGAGGTCTTCCGGAAGACGGATATCTGATCAAGACGATCGTAACCTCTAACCTGGCGGATGCAATCGCAAAAGGCTATGGAATCGGGCTGATTGAAGTCCTGACCGGATTCAAGTATATCGGACAGCAGATTCTTGGCTTTGAGACCACCGGAAAGGGACAGTATCTCTTTGGATTTGAGGAGAGCTACGGCTGCCTGATCGGTACTCATGCAAGAGATAAAGATGCGATCGTGGCAACGATGGCTCTGTGTGAGGCAGCGGCATATTATAAGACCAAGGACATGACCCTTTGGGATGCAATGGTAGCGATGTATGAAAAATACGGCTTCTATAAAGACGATATCAAGTCCATCACCATGAAGGGAATCGAGGGTCTGGAGAAGATTCAGAATATCCTTCAGACGCTGAGAGACAACCCGCCGGCAGAGATTGGCGGATACAAGGTGCTGAAAGCAAGAGATTACAAAGCAGATACCATTAAGGATATGGAAAGCGGCGAGGTAGTACCGACCGGACTTCCGTCTTCTAATGTACTGTACTATGATCTGACAGATGATGCATGGGTATGTGTACGCCCATCCGGAACAGAGCCGAAGGTGAAGTTCTACTATGGAATCAAAGGCACCTCTCTGGAGGATGCCGATGCGAGGTCAGCGGAGCTTGGCAAAGCAGTTCTTGCTATGGTAGATAAACTGATGTAG
- a CDS encoding HU family DNA-binding protein yields the protein MAGPVLPQIFPIFREICLTKDLKTDITLHRVCHRPNTGTLNSGQNTWGYSKIILQEEISMNKTELVAAIAENAEISKKDAEKAVKAFIDVVTDQLKKEEKVQLVGFGTFEVSKRAAREGRNPQTGGTMKINACKAPKFKAGKALKDAVNE from the coding sequence ATGGCAGGGCCTGTTTTGCCCCAGATTTTCCCCATTTTCAGGGAAATATGCTTGACAAAGGACCTAAAAACCGATATAACATTACATAGAGTGTGTCATAGACCTAACACAGGAACTCTGAACTCAGGACAGAATACATGGGGGTATTCGAAGATTATATTACAGGAGGAAATATCCATGAACAAAACAGAATTAGTTGCAGCAATCGCTGAGAATGCAGAAATTTCAAAAAAAGACGCAGAAAAAGCAGTAAAGGCTTTTATTGATGTAGTGACAGATCAGCTTAAGAAGGAAGAAAAAGTTCAGTTAGTAGGATTCGGAACATTTGAAGTAAGCAAGAGAGCAGCAAGAGAAGGAAGAAACCCGCAGACTGGCGGAACCATGAAGATCAATGCCTGCAAAGCGCCGAAGTTCAAAGCCGGCAAAGCATTAAAGGATGCAGTGAACGAGTAA
- a CDS encoding RNA-binding S4 domain-containing protein — MRLDKFLKVSRLIKRRTVANEACDAGRVLVNGVVAKASLKVKKGDIIEIQFGTKNVKAEVLELKDTTKKEEAGELFRYL; from the coding sequence ATGCGGTTAGACAAATTTCTTAAGGTTTCGCGGCTGATCAAGCGACGGACCGTGGCAAATGAAGCATGTGATGCGGGCCGTGTGTTGGTAAATGGCGTGGTGGCCAAGGCATCGCTGAAGGTAAAAAAAGGTGATATCATTGAGATTCAGTTCGGCACAAAGAACGTGAAGGCAGAGGTGCTGGAACTGAAGGATACGACGAAGAAAGAAGAAGCGGGAGAGTTATTCCGTTATCTGTAA
- the yabP gene encoding sporulation protein YabP, with protein METKQMPKVQNHKLVVNNRQSSTVTGVLDVLSFDLNEILLETEQGMLMVKGTDMHVNRLSLEKGEVDLSGHIDSIAYSDIHAGAKSGENFLTKLFR; from the coding sequence TTGGAAACAAAGCAGATGCCGAAGGTGCAGAATCATAAATTAGTTGTGAACAATAGACAAAGCAGTACAGTGACGGGGGTTTTAGATGTGCTGTCCTTTGATCTGAATGAAATTCTTCTTGAGACAGAACAGGGAATGCTGATGGTGAAGGGGACGGACATGCACGTCAACCGTCTCAGTCTGGAAAAAGGGGAAGTGGATCTTTCCGGGCATATTGACAGTATTGCTTATTCGGATATCCATGCCGGAGCGAAGTCGGGAGAGAATTTCCTGACAAAGCTGTTCCGATAG
- the yabQ gene encoding spore cortex biosynthesis protein YabQ has product MLGIGVEFAVFIHAVLSGIVVTCVYLSLRVLRRIVPHALWAVNLEDVIYWLGTALYLFVQIYHTSDGVIRWYCALGIVLGACTIRFLLFLAQKIAKKMYVFILKKSGKSVAKSK; this is encoded by the coding sequence ATGCTGGGAATCGGTGTAGAGTTTGCGGTATTTATTCACGCGGTGCTAAGTGGAATCGTAGTGACGTGCGTGTATTTAAGCCTGCGTGTACTGCGCCGGATCGTGCCCCACGCGCTCTGGGCGGTGAATCTGGAAGATGTGATTTACTGGCTTGGGACCGCATTATACCTTTTTGTGCAAATTTACCATACCAGTGATGGGGTGATAAGATGGTATTGTGCACTAGGTATTGTGCTAGGGGCGTGCACGATTCGTTTTTTACTCTTTTTAGCGCAAAAAATTGCAAAAAAAATGTACGTTTTTATTTTGAAAAAATCGGGAAAAAGTGTTGCGAAATCAAAATAA
- a CDS encoding septum formation initiator family protein — MRSLKPESRNRRPKSRLQNHKRSVVLISLIIFLLGAVIFAQGMSLRERNKAYKAQEAELMAQLDEEKERSEEIDQLKEYVGTDEYIEDVAREKLGLVHENEILFRAEQ, encoded by the coding sequence ATGAGGAGCTTAAAGCCAGAGAGCCGGAATCGGCGTCCGAAGAGCAGGCTTCAGAATCATAAGAGAAGTGTCGTATTGATCAGCCTTATTATTTTCCTGTTAGGCGCAGTGATATTTGCCCAGGGTATGTCTCTGCGGGAGAGAAATAAGGCGTACAAAGCACAGGAGGCGGAGCTGATGGCTCAGCTTGATGAGGAGAAGGAACGTTCGGAAGAGATTGATCAGTTAAAAGAGTACGTAGGTACAGATGAATACATAGAAGATGTTGCAAGAGAGAAGCTGGGTCTGGTTCATGAGAACGAGATTCTGTTTCGGGCAGAACAATAG
- a CDS encoding SpoIIE family protein phosphatase → MDKDYKGQEVMVNPYVAQADRFASSLRHLADTFLKMEGPRETFTREETRDMFDEVTGKVCALCKNKESCLKKDREQVYELMYEILCTVEEYGSGLNVEMKRKLQKRCILAPRFLRETLGVFGEAKKMLAWNNKMVQSREGCAVQLNAFAQMIRHATRELDASIFTDTPMEKRIRAQMKKEGVRLLSSVFFVNARGRYEIHLTVRPEKGICMTTRALARALSACVKRRMVPAKEERPVLAQEYCTVVFVEGPGFYTLQGVARIGKGCEKISGDSFLMTELPGGQEAAILSDGMGAGEEAGRESAMVVEMLEELLMAGFPRQTALQMLNTALVMGREEVCFSTLDMCVFDLYSGVCEFVKAGAATTFVRHGDKIEHIYSESLPLGVVQKQKIEEASIKLKSGDLVVMVTDGVLDALPAGEQEYLLDLMLRSSEQENPKELAHEILEKVLELGQEEPLDDMTVLVAGIWDLC, encoded by the coding sequence ATGGACAAGGATTATAAGGGGCAGGAGGTCATGGTCAACCCATATGTAGCACAGGCGGACCGATTTGCTTCCTCTCTCCGCCATTTGGCAGATACATTTTTAAAAATGGAGGGGCCAAGGGAGACATTTACCCGGGAAGAGACCCGGGACATGTTCGATGAGGTGACGGGAAAAGTGTGCGCCCTCTGCAAGAATAAGGAAAGCTGTCTGAAAAAAGACCGGGAACAGGTATATGAGCTGATGTATGAGATTCTCTGCACGGTGGAGGAATATGGTAGCGGACTTAATGTGGAGATGAAGCGGAAGCTGCAAAAAAGGTGCATACTTGCGCCTCGTTTTTTGCGGGAAACACTGGGCGTATTCGGCGAGGCGAAAAAAATGCTTGCCTGGAATAATAAGATGGTGCAAAGCCGGGAAGGCTGCGCGGTCCAGCTCAACGCATTTGCGCAGATGATACGCCATGCGACGCGGGAGCTTGACGCCAGTATTTTTACGGATACTCCGATGGAGAAGCGAATCAGGGCACAGATGAAAAAAGAAGGGGTGAGGCTGCTCAGCTCTGTTTTTTTTGTAAATGCCAGGGGGAGATATGAGATTCATCTGACGGTGCGTCCGGAAAAAGGTATTTGTATGACGACAAGAGCGCTGGCAAGGGCGCTCTCTGCGTGTGTCAAGCGGCGTATGGTGCCGGCGAAAGAGGAACGCCCGGTTCTGGCGCAGGAATACTGTACAGTCGTGTTCGTGGAAGGACCGGGGTTCTATACGCTTCAGGGGGTGGCGCGGATCGGAAAAGGCTGCGAGAAGATATCCGGTGACAGCTTTTTGATGACCGAGCTTCCCGGCGGACAGGAAGCGGCGATCCTTTCGGACGGAATGGGAGCGGGGGAAGAGGCCGGCCGGGAAAGCGCCATGGTGGTTGAGATGCTGGAGGAGCTTCTGATGGCCGGATTTCCCAGGCAGACGGCGCTTCAGATGCTGAACACGGCGCTTGTGATGGGACGCGAGGAGGTCTGCTTTTCCACGCTTGACATGTGCGTTTTCGACCTGTACAGCGGCGTGTGCGAGTTTGTAAAGGCAGGGGCTGCAACGACTTTTGTGCGCCATGGGGACAAGATAGAGCATATTTATTCGGAAAGCCTGCCCCTTGGAGTGGTGCAGAAACAGAAAATCGAGGAGGCAAGTATTAAGCTAAAGTCCGGAGACCTGGTGGTCATGGTAACGGACGGGGTGCTTGATGCACTCCCGGCAGGGGAGCAGGAGTATTTGCTGGATCTGATGCTGCGCTCGTCAGAGCAGGAGAATCCGAAGGAACTGGCGCATGAGATTTTGGAGAAGGTTCTGGAGCTGGGGCAGGAAGAACCGCTTGACGATATGACGGTTTTGGTGGCGGGAATCTGGGATTTGTGTTAA
- the tilS gene encoding tRNA lysidine(34) synthetase TilS has product MVHTVKEYIQRYHMLAKDDVVIAGVSGGADSMCLLLVLEELAGQMDFRLAVVHVNHMLRGADADADERYVAAFCSKRGIPFEAFHVDVSLLAKERGLSFEEAGRMARREAFLQAAGEYGERKGKVRIALAHHREDNAETFLMNLARGSRLKGLGGISPVNGMWIHPLLCVGREEIEKFLEEKKVSYCMDATNLEDTYTRNRIRRNVLPVLTEQVNNRAVEHMNGAIEQLREVWRYLEGQTKEAYRECVRTEEEHKILLETVFLALDEVIQSMVLYHLLEDMAGQAKDIEERHVHALRELMDKQTGRAINLPYGMRALRVYDGIEIWREKEGKDKAESLEAEELKIEIGPGEAEEYHFKERTILVRVFPRPKTDLDIPKKTYTKWFDYGIIEQGLTIRTRRAGDQLVIDRNGSSKKLKKLLIDEKIPSRRRDEILLAADGSRILWAVGVRQSMAYQVTQHTKNILEITIR; this is encoded by the coding sequence ATGGTTCATACGGTAAAAGAATATATACAGAGATATCATATGCTGGCAAAGGACGATGTCGTGATTGCCGGAGTCTCCGGAGGCGCAGATTCTATGTGCCTTCTTTTGGTGCTGGAAGAGCTGGCAGGGCAGATGGATTTCAGGCTGGCTGTGGTGCATGTCAATCATATGCTGCGCGGAGCTGATGCGGACGCAGATGAAAGGTATGTGGCCGCATTTTGCAGTAAGAGAGGGATTCCGTTCGAAGCATTTCACGTGGACGTGTCACTGCTTGCAAAGGAGAGAGGACTGTCTTTTGAGGAGGCAGGGCGCATGGCGAGACGGGAGGCGTTTCTTCAGGCAGCCGGAGAATATGGGGAGAGGAAGGGAAAGGTGCGCATCGCTCTGGCGCATCACCGGGAAGATAATGCGGAGACCTTTCTTATGAATCTGGCGAGAGGCAGCAGGCTTAAGGGGCTTGGGGGGATCAGTCCGGTAAATGGAATGTGGATTCACCCGCTTTTGTGTGTGGGAAGAGAGGAAATTGAGAAATTTCTGGAAGAAAAAAAGGTGTCTTATTGTATGGATGCCACAAACCTGGAAGATACTTATACGAGGAACCGCATTCGCAGGAATGTCCTGCCGGTTCTGACAGAACAGGTCAACAACCGTGCAGTGGAGCATATGAACGGCGCCATAGAGCAGCTTCGTGAGGTTTGGAGGTATCTGGAAGGGCAGACGAAAGAAGCATACCGGGAGTGCGTAAGGACAGAAGAAGAGCATAAAATTCTGCTGGAAACGGTATTTCTGGCATTAGATGAAGTGATTCAGTCCATGGTGCTGTATCATTTGCTGGAAGATATGGCTGGTCAGGCGAAGGATATCGAGGAGCGTCATGTACACGCCTTGCGGGAGCTGATGGACAAACAGACCGGGAGAGCGATCAATCTTCCTTACGGAATGCGGGCCTTAAGGGTATACGATGGCATAGAGATCTGGCGGGAAAAAGAGGGGAAGGACAAGGCGGAGTCTTTGGAGGCAGAGGAACTGAAAATAGAGATCGGACCGGGAGAGGCAGAAGAGTATCACTTTAAGGAACGGACGATTCTTGTGCGGGTTTTTCCGCGTCCCAAGACAGATTTGGATATCCCGAAAAAAACATACACGAAATGGTTTGATTATGGTATAATAGAACAAGGTCTAACTATACGTACCCGCAGGGCGGGGGATCAGCTGGTTATCGACAGGAACGGAAGTTCCAAGAAGCTTAAGAAACTGCTGATCGATGAGAAGATTCCTTCGCGCAGGCGCGATGAGATTCTTCTGGCAGCGGACGGCAGCCGGATTCTGTGGGCCGTGGGCGTCCGCCAGAGTATGGCGTATCAGGTGACACAGCATACGAAAAATATTTTGGAAATTACGATTAGATAA